One part of the Sarcophilus harrisii chromosome 5, mSarHar1.11, whole genome shotgun sequence genome encodes these proteins:
- the OLAH gene encoding S-acyl fatty acid synthase thioesterase, medium chain, with protein MASNKSVEEMRTKQVVNCLYRHPEASLKLICFPWAGGGSNHFAKWGKHFHHSIEVSSIRLPGRESRTKEPFATTMDQIIAEISNALLPILQDIPFAFFGHSMGSNIAFMTALHLKENYKLQPVHLFVSSANPPHKNKFSSYPSVFSMSEEQILQFIVNAGGTPKMILENKELLEIFLPIFKADVHLLQNFTFVKPAKTLSCDITCFSGTEEKASEIEAWKDLTSGSVNSYKLPGDHFYLTNPSNETFIINYMTKCLQVSYIS; from the exons ATGGCAAGCAACAAATCAGTTGAGGAAATGAG GACAAAACAAGTTGTGAATTGCTTATACAGACACCCCGAAGCAAGTCTTAAGCTGATTTGCTTCCCGTGGGCAGGAGGAGGATCTAACCATTTTGCAAAATGGGGCAAACATTTTCATCATTCAATAGAAG tttcctctATAAGGCTTCCTGGAAGAGAAAGTCGAACTAAAGAACCATTTGCAACTACCATGGATCAGATAATTGCTGAAATTTCTAATGCTTTGCTGCCAATACTCCAGGATattccttttgcattttttgGTCACAG TATGGGATCAAATATTGCCTTTATGACTGCTCtacacttaaaagaaaattacaagtTACAACCAGTACATTTGTTTGTATCAAGTGCAAATCCTCCACAT aaaaacaaattttcaagcTATCCAAGTGTTTTCAGTATGTCAGAAGAACAAATTCTCCAGTTTATCGTGAATGCTGGTGGCACTCCCAAGATGATTCTTGAAAACAAAGAACTTTTGGaaatatttcttcctatttttaaagCAGATGTTCACCTTCTGCAAAATTTCAc CTTTGTCAAACCAGCAAAGACTCTTTCTTGTGATATTACATGTTTTTCTGGGACTGAAGAGAAAGCAAGTGAAATAGAAG ccTGGAAGGACCTAACCAGTGGGAGTGTGAATAGTTACAAGCTTCCTGGAGATCACTTTTATCTCACTAACCCTTCCAATGAGACTTTCATCATAAACTACATGACTAAATGCCTTCAAGTGTCATATATTTCCTAA
- the ACBD7 gene encoding acyl-CoA-binding domain-containing protein 7 has product MSLQNDFHNAAEDVRKLKTRPNDEELKDLYGLYKQSIVGDIDIECPGMLDLKGKAKWEAWNLQKGLSKEDAMSAYISKAKELIEKYGI; this is encoded by the exons aATGATTTTCATAATGCTGCTGAAGATGTAAGGAAACTAAAAACAAGGCCAAATGATGAAGAACTCAAAGACCTTTATGGACTCTACAAACAATCAATTGTTGGAGACATTGACATTG AGTGTCCAGGAATGCTCGATTTAAAGGGCAAAGCCAAATGGGAAGCATGGAACCTCCAAAAAG gtctGTCAAAAGAAGATGCCATGAGTGCCTATATTTCTAAAGCAAAAGAGCTGATAGAAAAATATGGGATCTAG